The following proteins are co-located in the Acidobacteriota bacterium genome:
- a CDS encoding 4a-hydroxytetrahydrobiopterin dehydratase translates to MQDVRLDEPQVQQRLGERPGWSLRDGAIATRYAFASFPDAIAFVTRLAFDAEASDHHPDLLVNYRRVTVSWSTHSAGGVTEKDFAGAAQSDRIAQAFGVHASQDELQRT, encoded by the coding sequence ATGCAGGATGTCCGACTCGACGAACCGCAGGTTCAACAACGCTTGGGGGAGCGTCCCGGCTGGTCGCTGCGCGACGGCGCGATCGCGACCAGGTACGCGTTCGCCTCGTTTCCCGACGCGATCGCCTTCGTGACGAGGCTCGCGTTCGACGCCGAAGCGTCCGACCATCACCCGGACCTCCTCGTCAACTACCGGCGCGTGACGGTGAGTTGGAGCACGCACAGCGCCGGGGGCGTCACGGAAAAGGATTTCGCCGGCGCCGCGCAATCGGACAGAATCGCGCAGGCGTTCGGGGTGCATGCGTCTCAAGACGAGCTACAGCGCACGTGA
- a CDS encoding MerR family transcriptional regulator: MRLKTSYSAREVVALTGLTARQLQSWDRTRIFQSAIASRRTGQGGYTERRYSPVDLLELMALADLRSRGFTPAVLKQAMDALGDYFRRRLSETLDDAGELRLLTDGRRLYLRTRQGHIFDLLADPAQPLVTGDGLPLRPVPARAKLRRRGSRHATR; encoded by the coding sequence ATGCGTCTCAAGACGAGCTACAGCGCACGTGAGGTCGTCGCGCTGACGGGCCTGACGGCCCGCCAGTTGCAGAGCTGGGACCGGACCCGGATCTTCCAGTCTGCGATCGCGTCGCGCCGGACCGGCCAGGGCGGCTACACGGAGCGCCGGTATTCGCCGGTGGATCTGCTGGAGCTGATGGCGCTCGCCGACCTGCGCAGCCGGGGTTTCACGCCTGCGGTGCTGAAGCAGGCGATGGACGCGCTCGGCGACTACTTCCGCCGCCGGCTGTCCGAGACGCTCGACGATGCCGGGGAGTTGCGGCTGCTGACGGACGGGCGGCGCCTCTACCTGCGGACCAGGCAGGGGCACATCTTCGATCTGCTAGCCGATCCTGCGCAGCCGCTCGTGACCGGTGACGGGCTGCCGCTGCGGCCGGTGCCGGCGCGCGCGAAGTTGCGCCGACGGGGCAGCCGACACGCTACTCGATAG
- a CDS encoding BMC domain-containing protein codes for MPGEALGMVETRGFIGMVEATDAMVKAANVVFVGWQKVDAGLVTAIVRGDVGSVKAATDAGAAAARKVGELVGVHVIPRPVEGLQDVFPIE; via the coding sequence CTGCCAGGCGAAGCGCTCGGCATGGTCGAGACGCGCGGCTTCATCGGCATGGTCGAAGCGACGGACGCCATGGTCAAGGCGGCCAACGTGGTCTTCGTCGGGTGGCAGAAAGTGGATGCCGGGCTCGTCACCGCGATCGTGCGCGGCGATGTCGGATCGGTCAAGGCCGCGACCGATGCGGGCGCCGCGGCCGCCCGCAAGGTCGGCGAGCTCGTCGGCGTCCACGTGATCCCTCGGCCCGTCGAGGGCCTGCAGGACGTGTTCCCTATCGAGTAG